In Sceloporus undulatus isolate JIND9_A2432 ecotype Alabama unplaced genomic scaffold, SceUnd_v1.1 scaffold_23, whole genome shotgun sequence, a genomic segment contains:
- the LOC121917569 gene encoding LOW QUALITY PROTEIN: ribosome biogenesis protein NOP53-like (The sequence of the model RefSeq protein was modified relative to this genomic sequence to represent the inferred CDS: deleted 1 base in 1 codon): LILVPFLPRGPLSEKPDEGLFFVDLGKEEKAEKPNRAKDKPLRIDLILQPDSKVPPPKDILAHQVPNAKKLKKKQQLWEKLSEKGLIPRKERLLQERLRKAPAAKVNSEETGRGTNPSRGFYDIWSDSNPLDQALXXXAGKDTWFLEQTKKKPVTRPERLKKKPSQLPAVEVISPGGSYNPTFQSHQALLLQAHEIEVKRQKAEEKLERQLNFPTAAEAPTQETVFREQCEGLLEEESDSEEGQENPSKPQEEELPEDATTRMAVGEKKTERQRKKEKEAKRLKAREVGEKAARLRRQEVFQLRSIKLQVKRWEAELMRRKRLREAKRKAEANKPKRLGRLKYEDPDMDVQLSTELADSLRRLKPEGSILKDRFKSLQKRNLIEPRERAKFKRKYRLKYVEKRAFREIT, from the exons CTGATCCTTGTTCCCTTTCTTCCCAGAGGTCCGCTCTCAGAGAAGCCGGACGAAGGCCTGTTCTTTGTAGACCTTGGCAAGGAAGAGAAAG CTGAAAAGCCAAACCGTGCCAAAGATAAGCCTCTGAGGATTGACTTGATCCTGCAGCCGGACTCCAAGGTGCCTCCGCCCAAAGA CATCCTCGCTCACCAGGTCCCCAATGCCAAGAAGCTCAAGAAGAAGCAACAGCTTTGGGAGAAGCTGTCAGAGAAAGGGCTGATCCCCCGGAAAGAGCGCCTCCTTCAGGAGAGGCTGCGGAAAGCGCCAGCGGCGAAAGTGAACTCTGAGGAAACAGGAAGAGGCACCAATCCCTCCAGGGGATTTTATGACATTTGGTCAGACTCAA ATCCACTAGATCAAGCCCTA NNNNNNNNNGCTGGGAAGGATACTTGGTTCCTGGAGCAGACCAAAAAGAAGCCAGTCACG CGGCCAGAGAGGTTGAAAAAGAAGCCATCACAGTTGCCAGCCGTGGAGGTCATCTCACCAGGAGGGTCTTACAACCCTACTTTCCAGTCTCATCAG GCATTGCTCCTACAGGCACATGAAATTGAAGTAAAGAgacagaaggcagaagaaaaactGGAGCGTCAGCTGAATTTTCCTACAGCGGCTGAGGCCCCCACCCAA GAGACGGTGTTCCGGGAACAGTGTGAGGGACTCTTGGAGGAAGAATCCGACAGTGAGGAAGGACAGGAGAACCCGTCAAAGCCCCAAGAGGAGGAACTGCCGGAAGATGCTACCACTAGGATGGCAGTGGGAGAAAAGAAAACGGAGCGACAGCgtaagaaggagaaggaggccaaGCGGCTG AAAGCCCGGGAAGTGGGGGAGAAGGCAGCACGGCTTCGGCGGCAAGAGGTCTTCCAGTTGCGGTCCATCAAGCTGCAGGTGAAGCGGTGGGAGGCTGAGCTGATGCGCCGGAAACGACTGCGGGAGGCCAAACGGAAGGCAGAAGCCAACAAGCCCAAGCGACTTGGCAGACTGAA ATATGAAGATCCTGATATGGATGTGCAACTGAGTACTGAACTTGCAGACTCCTTGAGGAGGTTGAAA CCTGAAGGCAGTATCCTGAAAGATCGTTTCAAGAGCCTCCAAAAACGTAATCTCATAGAGCCCAGAGAGCGTGCAAA attcaaaaggaaatatcgCCTTAAATATGTTGAAAAACGTGCCTTCCGGGAGATCACGTAA